From a region of the Apis mellifera strain DH4 linkage group LG2, Amel_HAv3.1, whole genome shotgun sequence genome:
- the LOC411764 gene encoding bestrophin-4 isoform X1 — protein sequence MTVTYTAEVATCKGLGCFLKLLLRWRASIYKLVWLDLALFLFIYYSLSSIYRLILDDEQKKIFEAIVTYCKEYSDLIPLSFVLGFYVSIVMTRWWNQYMVIPWPDSIAVFVSATIHGNDERGRLMRRTIVRYVCVCLTLVLAMVSPRVKKRFPTLEHFVETGLLLENELVIFQSLNAKFPKPSKHWLPIVWASSIVTRARKEGRIRDDFAVKTLIDELNKFRGLCGSLMHYDTISVPLVYTQVVTLAVYTYFLTSVMGRQWVQNSSTSTIDLYFPVFTTLQFFFYMGWLKVAETLINPFGEDDDDFEVNWIIDRNLQVSYLIVDEMHHEHPELIRDQYWDEIFPTELPYTAAAQAFREEHPQPSTAGIQLSAAQQELQPSTARIDDMAADFPQKFRSDVADDAESGIHFTATGKMSRSATESGKIARSASRVSTRDRTLSGGSTPSIIGDSLTRVNSVTSVLKRLFSKDDRPDGGTSSGTKTPGRLATSSSAASLQNRIVAGGGSMRIGVIKEEADEQMTLVSMKSQDKKPHVQSIFSPGPPPPSAPVAVPGMEHSRNGEIFSCSAPITGGVLEGSNGESSANDRRYAPDSRTQRTTQSARSSIIYEPATSYVGSGIGSDLISTRTSSCSSINSDDEFSKLKTEREKKRREKIVRRLARSTSGHNNLIDEHSRSFLDEHLLLTDMANTSRLSMMRGESEDTGTNENV from the exons ATGACAGTCACTTACACTGCTGAAGTCGCTACCTGCAAAGGTCTCGGTTGCTTTCTAAAATTACTCCTAAG ATGGCGAGCCAGCATATACAAGCTGGTCTGGCTGGACCTCGCCCTCTTCCTCTTCATATATTATTCGCTCTCGAGTATCTACCGATTGATACTGGACGACGAGCAGAAGAAGATCTTCGAGGCCATAGTGACATACTGCAAGGAGTACAGCGACCTGATTCCTTTATCTTTCGTCCTGGGCTTCTACGTTAGTATCGTGATGACCAGATGGTGGAACCAGTATATGGTGATACCGTGGCCGGACTCGATCGCCGTTTTCGTATCGGCCACTATACACGGGAACGACGAGAGGGGTCGATTGATGCGTCGAACCATCGTCAG ATACGTGTGCGTCTGTTTGACGCTGGTGCTTGCGATGGTTTCGCCACGGGTGAAGAAACGTTTTCCCACGTTGGAGCACTTCGTGGAGACTGGCTTGCTGCTGGAGAACGAATTGGTCATATTCCAAAGTCTGAACGCCAAGTTTCCCAAGCCTAGCAAGCATTGGCTGCCAATAGTATGGGCGTCGAGTATCGTGACGCGTGCGAGGAAAGAGGGTCGGATACGCGACGACTTCGCCGTGAAAACGTTGATAGACGAGTTGAACAAATTTCGCGGCCTCTGCGGTAGCCTCATGCACTACGATACGATCAGTGTTCCTCTGGTTTACACCCAG GTGGTTACGTTGGCTGTGTACACGTATTTCTTGACGAGCGTGATGGGTCGTCAATGGGTTCAGAATTCATCCACGTCCACGATCGATCTCTATTTCCCGGTATTCACGACcctccaattctttttttacatggGCTGGTTGAAAGTGGCCGAGACGTTGATCAATCCATTCGGCGAGGATGACGACGATTTCGAAGTGAACTGGATAATCGATAGAAATTTACAA GTTAGCTACCTTATCGTTGACGAGATGCATCACGAGCATCCAGAATTAATCCGCGACCAGTATTGGGACGAGATATTTCCTACCGAGCTGCCGTATACAGCGGCGGCTCAAGCTTTCCGCGAGGAACATCCGCAACCCTCGACGGCCGGCATTCAATTGTCAGCGGCGCAGCAAGAGCTTCAACCGTCCACTGCGAGGATCGACGACATGGCGGCGGATTTCCCGCAAAAGTTCCGTAGCGATGTGGCAGACGACGCCGAGTCCGGTATACACTTTACAGCTACCGGGAAAATGTCAAG GAGCGCTACCGAAAGTGGTAAAATAGCaag AAGTGCGAGCAGAGTGAGCACTCGTGATCGCACCCTGAGCGGGGGCTCAACACCAAGCATCATAGGGGATTCTTTGACGAGAGTGAACAGCGTGACCAGCGTGCTGAAACGTTTATTCAGCAAGGATGACAGGCCGGACGGTGGTACGTCGAGCGGTACCAAAACACCTGGCAGGCTGGCTACCTCCAGTTCTGCCGCCTCGTTGCAAAATCGGATTgttg CGGGGGGAGGGTCGATGAGGATCGGGGTGATCAAGGAGGAAGCGGACGAGCAGATGACATTGGTGTCGATGAAGTCGCAGGACAAGAAGCCGCACGTGCAGAGCATATTTTCACCAGGGCCACCGCCACCCAGCGCCCCCGTCGCTGTCCCCGGCATGGAACACTCGCGAAACGGCGAGATATTTTCGTGCAGCGCCCCCATAACCGGTGGCGTGTTAGAGGGAAGTAACGGTGAAAGTAGCGCCAACGATAGGCGATACGCGCCTGATTCAAG AACGCAACGGACGACGCAATCGGCACGTTCGAGCATTATATATGAACCAGCGACGAGCTACGTCGGAAGTGGAATCGGCAGCGATCTTATAAGTACTCGCACGTCGTCGTGCAGCAGCATAAATTCCGACGACGAGTTCTCGAAATTGAAGacggaaagggagaaaaagaggcGGGAGAAAATTGTACGGAGACTGGCCAGAAGCACGAGCGGGcataataatttgatcgaCGAACACTCGAGGAGCTTCCTGGACGAGCATCTTCTGTTGACTGATATGGCGAATACGTCGCGTTTGTCCATGATGCGAGGAGAGAGCGAGGACACGGGCACGAACGAAAACGTCTAG
- the LOC411764 gene encoding bestrophin-4 isoform X2, which translates to MTVTYTAEVATCKGLGCFLKLLLRWRASIYKLVWLDLALFLFIYYSLSSIYRLILDDEQKKIFEAIVTYCKEYSDLIPLSFVLGFYVSIVMTRWWNQYMVIPWPDSIAVFVSATIHGNDERGRLMRRTIVRYVCVCLTLVLAMVSPRVKKRFPTLEHFVETGLLLENELVIFQSLNAKFPKPSKHWLPIVWASSIVTRARKEGRIRDDFAVKTLIDELNKFRGLCGSLMHYDTISVPLVYTQVVTLAVYTYFLTSVMGRQWVQNSSTSTIDLYFPVFTTLQFFFYMGWLKVAETLINPFGEDDDDFEVNWIIDRNLQVSYLIVDEMHHEHPELIRDQYWDEIFPTELPYTAAAQAFREEHPQPSTAGIQLSAAQQELQPSTARIDDMAADFPQKFRSDVADDAESGIHFTATGKMSRSASRVSTRDRTLSGGSTPSIIGDSLTRVNSVTSVLKRLFSKDDRPDGGTSSGTKTPGRLATSSSAASLQNRIVAGGGSMRIGVIKEEADEQMTLVSMKSQDKKPHVQSIFSPGPPPPSAPVAVPGMEHSRNGEIFSCSAPITGGVLEGSNGESSANDRRYAPDSRTQRTTQSARSSIIYEPATSYVGSGIGSDLISTRTSSCSSINSDDEFSKLKTEREKKRREKIVRRLARSTSGHNNLIDEHSRSFLDEHLLLTDMANTSRLSMMRGESEDTGTNENV; encoded by the exons ATGACAGTCACTTACACTGCTGAAGTCGCTACCTGCAAAGGTCTCGGTTGCTTTCTAAAATTACTCCTAAG ATGGCGAGCCAGCATATACAAGCTGGTCTGGCTGGACCTCGCCCTCTTCCTCTTCATATATTATTCGCTCTCGAGTATCTACCGATTGATACTGGACGACGAGCAGAAGAAGATCTTCGAGGCCATAGTGACATACTGCAAGGAGTACAGCGACCTGATTCCTTTATCTTTCGTCCTGGGCTTCTACGTTAGTATCGTGATGACCAGATGGTGGAACCAGTATATGGTGATACCGTGGCCGGACTCGATCGCCGTTTTCGTATCGGCCACTATACACGGGAACGACGAGAGGGGTCGATTGATGCGTCGAACCATCGTCAG ATACGTGTGCGTCTGTTTGACGCTGGTGCTTGCGATGGTTTCGCCACGGGTGAAGAAACGTTTTCCCACGTTGGAGCACTTCGTGGAGACTGGCTTGCTGCTGGAGAACGAATTGGTCATATTCCAAAGTCTGAACGCCAAGTTTCCCAAGCCTAGCAAGCATTGGCTGCCAATAGTATGGGCGTCGAGTATCGTGACGCGTGCGAGGAAAGAGGGTCGGATACGCGACGACTTCGCCGTGAAAACGTTGATAGACGAGTTGAACAAATTTCGCGGCCTCTGCGGTAGCCTCATGCACTACGATACGATCAGTGTTCCTCTGGTTTACACCCAG GTGGTTACGTTGGCTGTGTACACGTATTTCTTGACGAGCGTGATGGGTCGTCAATGGGTTCAGAATTCATCCACGTCCACGATCGATCTCTATTTCCCGGTATTCACGACcctccaattctttttttacatggGCTGGTTGAAAGTGGCCGAGACGTTGATCAATCCATTCGGCGAGGATGACGACGATTTCGAAGTGAACTGGATAATCGATAGAAATTTACAA GTTAGCTACCTTATCGTTGACGAGATGCATCACGAGCATCCAGAATTAATCCGCGACCAGTATTGGGACGAGATATTTCCTACCGAGCTGCCGTATACAGCGGCGGCTCAAGCTTTCCGCGAGGAACATCCGCAACCCTCGACGGCCGGCATTCAATTGTCAGCGGCGCAGCAAGAGCTTCAACCGTCCACTGCGAGGATCGACGACATGGCGGCGGATTTCCCGCAAAAGTTCCGTAGCGATGTGGCAGACGACGCCGAGTCCGGTATACACTTTACAGCTACCGGGAAAATGTCAAG AAGTGCGAGCAGAGTGAGCACTCGTGATCGCACCCTGAGCGGGGGCTCAACACCAAGCATCATAGGGGATTCTTTGACGAGAGTGAACAGCGTGACCAGCGTGCTGAAACGTTTATTCAGCAAGGATGACAGGCCGGACGGTGGTACGTCGAGCGGTACCAAAACACCTGGCAGGCTGGCTACCTCCAGTTCTGCCGCCTCGTTGCAAAATCGGATTgttg CGGGGGGAGGGTCGATGAGGATCGGGGTGATCAAGGAGGAAGCGGACGAGCAGATGACATTGGTGTCGATGAAGTCGCAGGACAAGAAGCCGCACGTGCAGAGCATATTTTCACCAGGGCCACCGCCACCCAGCGCCCCCGTCGCTGTCCCCGGCATGGAACACTCGCGAAACGGCGAGATATTTTCGTGCAGCGCCCCCATAACCGGTGGCGTGTTAGAGGGAAGTAACGGTGAAAGTAGCGCCAACGATAGGCGATACGCGCCTGATTCAAG AACGCAACGGACGACGCAATCGGCACGTTCGAGCATTATATATGAACCAGCGACGAGCTACGTCGGAAGTGGAATCGGCAGCGATCTTATAAGTACTCGCACGTCGTCGTGCAGCAGCATAAATTCCGACGACGAGTTCTCGAAATTGAAGacggaaagggagaaaaagaggcGGGAGAAAATTGTACGGAGACTGGCCAGAAGCACGAGCGGGcataataatttgatcgaCGAACACTCGAGGAGCTTCCTGGACGAGCATCTTCTGTTGACTGATATGGCGAATACGTCGCGTTTGTCCATGATGCGAGGAGAGAGCGAGGACACGGGCACGAACGAAAACGTCTAG
- the LOC411764 gene encoding bestrophin homolog 18 isoform X3, producing the protein MTRWWNQYMVIPWPDSIAVFVSATIHGNDERGRLMRRTIVRYVCVCLTLVLAMVSPRVKKRFPTLEHFVETGLLLENELVIFQSLNAKFPKPSKHWLPIVWASSIVTRARKEGRIRDDFAVKTLIDELNKFRGLCGSLMHYDTISVPLVYTQVVTLAVYTYFLTSVMGRQWVQNSSTSTIDLYFPVFTTLQFFFYMGWLKVAETLINPFGEDDDDFEVNWIIDRNLQVSYLIVDEMHHEHPELIRDQYWDEIFPTELPYTAAAQAFREEHPQPSTAGIQLSAAQQELQPSTARIDDMAADFPQKFRSDVADDAESGIHFTATGKMSRSATESGKIARSASRVSTRDRTLSGGSTPSIIGDSLTRVNSVTSVLKRLFSKDDRPDGGTSSGTKTPGRLATSSSAASLQNRIVAGGGSMRIGVIKEEADEQMTLVSMKSQDKKPHVQSIFSPGPPPPSAPVAVPGMEHSRNGEIFSCSAPITGGVLEGSNGESSANDRRYAPDSRTQRTTQSARSSIIYEPATSYVGSGIGSDLISTRTSSCSSINSDDEFSKLKTEREKKRREKIVRRLARSTSGHNNLIDEHSRSFLDEHLLLTDMANTSRLSMMRGESEDTGTNENV; encoded by the exons ATGACCAGATGGTGGAACCAGTATATGGTGATACCGTGGCCGGACTCGATCGCCGTTTTCGTATCGGCCACTATACACGGGAACGACGAGAGGGGTCGATTGATGCGTCGAACCATCGTCAG ATACGTGTGCGTCTGTTTGACGCTGGTGCTTGCGATGGTTTCGCCACGGGTGAAGAAACGTTTTCCCACGTTGGAGCACTTCGTGGAGACTGGCTTGCTGCTGGAGAACGAATTGGTCATATTCCAAAGTCTGAACGCCAAGTTTCCCAAGCCTAGCAAGCATTGGCTGCCAATAGTATGGGCGTCGAGTATCGTGACGCGTGCGAGGAAAGAGGGTCGGATACGCGACGACTTCGCCGTGAAAACGTTGATAGACGAGTTGAACAAATTTCGCGGCCTCTGCGGTAGCCTCATGCACTACGATACGATCAGTGTTCCTCTGGTTTACACCCAG GTGGTTACGTTGGCTGTGTACACGTATTTCTTGACGAGCGTGATGGGTCGTCAATGGGTTCAGAATTCATCCACGTCCACGATCGATCTCTATTTCCCGGTATTCACGACcctccaattctttttttacatggGCTGGTTGAAAGTGGCCGAGACGTTGATCAATCCATTCGGCGAGGATGACGACGATTTCGAAGTGAACTGGATAATCGATAGAAATTTACAA GTTAGCTACCTTATCGTTGACGAGATGCATCACGAGCATCCAGAATTAATCCGCGACCAGTATTGGGACGAGATATTTCCTACCGAGCTGCCGTATACAGCGGCGGCTCAAGCTTTCCGCGAGGAACATCCGCAACCCTCGACGGCCGGCATTCAATTGTCAGCGGCGCAGCAAGAGCTTCAACCGTCCACTGCGAGGATCGACGACATGGCGGCGGATTTCCCGCAAAAGTTCCGTAGCGATGTGGCAGACGACGCCGAGTCCGGTATACACTTTACAGCTACCGGGAAAATGTCAAG GAGCGCTACCGAAAGTGGTAAAATAGCaag AAGTGCGAGCAGAGTGAGCACTCGTGATCGCACCCTGAGCGGGGGCTCAACACCAAGCATCATAGGGGATTCTTTGACGAGAGTGAACAGCGTGACCAGCGTGCTGAAACGTTTATTCAGCAAGGATGACAGGCCGGACGGTGGTACGTCGAGCGGTACCAAAACACCTGGCAGGCTGGCTACCTCCAGTTCTGCCGCCTCGTTGCAAAATCGGATTgttg CGGGGGGAGGGTCGATGAGGATCGGGGTGATCAAGGAGGAAGCGGACGAGCAGATGACATTGGTGTCGATGAAGTCGCAGGACAAGAAGCCGCACGTGCAGAGCATATTTTCACCAGGGCCACCGCCACCCAGCGCCCCCGTCGCTGTCCCCGGCATGGAACACTCGCGAAACGGCGAGATATTTTCGTGCAGCGCCCCCATAACCGGTGGCGTGTTAGAGGGAAGTAACGGTGAAAGTAGCGCCAACGATAGGCGATACGCGCCTGATTCAAG AACGCAACGGACGACGCAATCGGCACGTTCGAGCATTATATATGAACCAGCGACGAGCTACGTCGGAAGTGGAATCGGCAGCGATCTTATAAGTACTCGCACGTCGTCGTGCAGCAGCATAAATTCCGACGACGAGTTCTCGAAATTGAAGacggaaagggagaaaaagaggcGGGAGAAAATTGTACGGAGACTGGCCAGAAGCACGAGCGGGcataataatttgatcgaCGAACACTCGAGGAGCTTCCTGGACGAGCATCTTCTGTTGACTGATATGGCGAATACGTCGCGTTTGTCCATGATGCGAGGAGAGAGCGAGGACACGGGCACGAACGAAAACGTCTAG
- the LOC411764 gene encoding bestrophin-4 isoform X4: MTVTYTAEVATCKGLGCFLKLLLRWRASIYKLVWLDLALFLFIYYSLSSIYRLILDDEQKKIFEAIVTYCKEYSDLIPLSFVLGFYVSIVMTRWWNQYMVIPWPDSIAVFVSATIHGNDERGRLMRRTIVRYVCVCLTLVLAMVSPRVKKRFPTLEHFVETGLLLENELVIFQSLNAKFPKPSKHWLPIVWASSIVTRARKEGRIRDDFAVKTLIDELNKFRGLCGSLMHYDTISVPLVYTQVVTLAVYTYFLTSVMGRQWVQNSSTSTIDLYFPVFTTLQFFFYMGWLKVAETLINPFGEDDDDFEVNWIIDRNLQVSYLIVDEMHHEHPELIRDQYWDEIFPTELPYTAAAQAFREEHPQPSTAGIQLSAAQQELQPSTARIDDMAADFPQKFRSDVADDAESGIHFTATGKMSRSATESGKIARSASRVSTRDRTLSGGSTPSIIGDSLTRVNSVTSVLKRLFSKDDRPDGGTSSGTKTPGRLATSSSAASLQNRIVAGGGSMRIGVIKEEADEQMTLVSMKSQDKKPHVQSIFSPGPPPPSAPVAVPGMEHSRNGEIFSCSAPITGGVLEGSNGESSANDRRYAPDSRLNATDDAIGTFEHYI, from the exons ATGACAGTCACTTACACTGCTGAAGTCGCTACCTGCAAAGGTCTCGGTTGCTTTCTAAAATTACTCCTAAG ATGGCGAGCCAGCATATACAAGCTGGTCTGGCTGGACCTCGCCCTCTTCCTCTTCATATATTATTCGCTCTCGAGTATCTACCGATTGATACTGGACGACGAGCAGAAGAAGATCTTCGAGGCCATAGTGACATACTGCAAGGAGTACAGCGACCTGATTCCTTTATCTTTCGTCCTGGGCTTCTACGTTAGTATCGTGATGACCAGATGGTGGAACCAGTATATGGTGATACCGTGGCCGGACTCGATCGCCGTTTTCGTATCGGCCACTATACACGGGAACGACGAGAGGGGTCGATTGATGCGTCGAACCATCGTCAG ATACGTGTGCGTCTGTTTGACGCTGGTGCTTGCGATGGTTTCGCCACGGGTGAAGAAACGTTTTCCCACGTTGGAGCACTTCGTGGAGACTGGCTTGCTGCTGGAGAACGAATTGGTCATATTCCAAAGTCTGAACGCCAAGTTTCCCAAGCCTAGCAAGCATTGGCTGCCAATAGTATGGGCGTCGAGTATCGTGACGCGTGCGAGGAAAGAGGGTCGGATACGCGACGACTTCGCCGTGAAAACGTTGATAGACGAGTTGAACAAATTTCGCGGCCTCTGCGGTAGCCTCATGCACTACGATACGATCAGTGTTCCTCTGGTTTACACCCAG GTGGTTACGTTGGCTGTGTACACGTATTTCTTGACGAGCGTGATGGGTCGTCAATGGGTTCAGAATTCATCCACGTCCACGATCGATCTCTATTTCCCGGTATTCACGACcctccaattctttttttacatggGCTGGTTGAAAGTGGCCGAGACGTTGATCAATCCATTCGGCGAGGATGACGACGATTTCGAAGTGAACTGGATAATCGATAGAAATTTACAA GTTAGCTACCTTATCGTTGACGAGATGCATCACGAGCATCCAGAATTAATCCGCGACCAGTATTGGGACGAGATATTTCCTACCGAGCTGCCGTATACAGCGGCGGCTCAAGCTTTCCGCGAGGAACATCCGCAACCCTCGACGGCCGGCATTCAATTGTCAGCGGCGCAGCAAGAGCTTCAACCGTCCACTGCGAGGATCGACGACATGGCGGCGGATTTCCCGCAAAAGTTCCGTAGCGATGTGGCAGACGACGCCGAGTCCGGTATACACTTTACAGCTACCGGGAAAATGTCAAG GAGCGCTACCGAAAGTGGTAAAATAGCaag AAGTGCGAGCAGAGTGAGCACTCGTGATCGCACCCTGAGCGGGGGCTCAACACCAAGCATCATAGGGGATTCTTTGACGAGAGTGAACAGCGTGACCAGCGTGCTGAAACGTTTATTCAGCAAGGATGACAGGCCGGACGGTGGTACGTCGAGCGGTACCAAAACACCTGGCAGGCTGGCTACCTCCAGTTCTGCCGCCTCGTTGCAAAATCGGATTgttg CGGGGGGAGGGTCGATGAGGATCGGGGTGATCAAGGAGGAAGCGGACGAGCAGATGACATTGGTGTCGATGAAGTCGCAGGACAAGAAGCCGCACGTGCAGAGCATATTTTCACCAGGGCCACCGCCACCCAGCGCCCCCGTCGCTGTCCCCGGCATGGAACACTCGCGAAACGGCGAGATATTTTCGTGCAGCGCCCCCATAACCGGTGGCGTGTTAGAGGGAAGTAACGGTGAAAGTAGCGCCAACGATAGGCGATACGCGCCTGATTCAAGGCTG AACGCAACGGACGACGCAATCGGCACGTTCGAGCATTATATATGA